In Fimbriiglobus ruber, a genomic segment contains:
- a CDS encoding HEPN domain-containing protein, whose protein sequence is MKKFECTGFWWIPEREDYSVAGTLHVSNDGELRLSLIGLIGSEETFSGKNRQIVLGSVDNSPSGTAVTLTGCFLTSTSAFSATGSREDYRASRAYFGAHLKVDGDFRFQSFLLKLGGLSAWAHTLSGLHREAAPLPTSKYRGQTVPLATYRVPNPLSGRLTDATITLNMGVSSKSEAEKFTFREQANFFVELDETHSVDQIEAKYVYPLRNLLTFAADAPQNVDSFVAWRTENQSDTSGNPEIRVVFPRVHPDAEGKKAEIVRKNEMLFTLADVDLVPFIEKWLRLSDIYSGAFTIFFGIQYGPPSYIDMTYTLLVQVLALYYANTKQGLEQREEEERRLKSAISVISAQDAEWIVDHIGVRPYPTFKTLLRRLIEQYGVTLDPILSKRRDAFVNQAISTLQYIERRNPEGKIAASHGSELYWLIQKIKFLIKTCILAESGFSPNKINDILLNNTLFQHLRELETEREKKQSPP, encoded by the coding sequence ATGAAGAAGTTTGAGTGTACAGGTTTTTGGTGGATTCCGGAACGAGAGGATTATTCGGTTGCTGGAACTTTACACGTATCAAATGACGGCGAACTCCGACTGTCGCTAATCGGCCTTATCGGAAGCGAGGAAACTTTTTCCGGTAAGAACCGACAGATTGTATTGGGTTCGGTCGATAACTCCCCGTCCGGAACGGCTGTGACTCTTACCGGTTGCTTTTTGACCAGCACAAGTGCGTTTTCGGCCACTGGCAGCCGAGAGGATTACCGCGCCAGTCGTGCATACTTCGGGGCTCATCTCAAGGTTGATGGAGACTTCAGGTTCCAGAGTTTCCTTCTCAAGTTAGGTGGACTATCGGCGTGGGCTCACACCTTATCAGGATTGCACCGAGAGGCGGCACCCTTGCCGACATCAAAATACCGAGGGCAGACGGTTCCCTTGGCTACATATCGCGTTCCAAACCCCCTGTCGGGCCGACTGACCGACGCGACGATCACACTAAATATGGGTGTTTCTTCCAAATCTGAAGCGGAGAAATTCACATTCCGTGAGCAGGCGAATTTCTTTGTCGAATTAGACGAAACACACTCGGTCGACCAAATTGAAGCAAAATACGTATACCCCCTCCGGAATCTGCTGACATTTGCGGCCGATGCACCACAAAATGTGGATTCTTTTGTCGCCTGGCGAACCGAGAATCAATCTGATACAAGCGGGAATCCGGAAATCCGAGTCGTCTTCCCTAGGGTTCATCCAGACGCCGAAGGGAAGAAGGCGGAAATTGTTCGCAAAAATGAAATGCTTTTCACCTTGGCGGATGTTGATCTTGTTCCATTTATAGAAAAATGGTTGCGACTATCCGATATATATTCCGGAGCATTCACTATCTTTTTTGGAATTCAGTATGGCCCACCATCGTATATCGATATGACTTACACTTTGCTTGTGCAAGTTTTAGCATTGTACTACGCAAACACCAAGCAGGGATTGGAGCAACGTGAAGAGGAGGAGCGTCGACTTAAAAGCGCCATCTCCGTTATTTCAGCACAGGATGCGGAGTGGATAGTGGATCACATCGGAGTCAGGCCCTATCCAACGTTTAAAACACTGCTCCGAAGACTTATAGAGCAATATGGCGTTACACTCGACCCAATTTTGTCCAAAAGAAGGGACGCGTTCGTAAACCAAGCAATCAGCACACTGCAGTACATCGAACGGCGAAATCCCGAGGGAAAGATTGCAGCCAGTCATGGTTCTGAACTTTACTGGCTAATACAGAAAATTAAATTTCTTATTAAAACTTGCATTCTGGCAGAATCAGGGTTTTCCCCCAATAAAATTAACGACATACTTCTGAATAATACTCTTTTTCAACATTTACGCGAGCTAGAAACAGAGCGAGAGAAAAAACAATCCCCTCCATAG
- a CDS encoding S9 family peptidase, with the protein MFRLSLTFLFLALPAAALAQGTAADYERAAKLGALVRDKVVRAKVEPHWYDKDTKFWYHNDLVAGKKEFVVVDVIKGTREVVAEVDLPKGASELPAAGPRQRRPRQDRGPRAESPDGAWTAFVKDHNIWLRERAGGAETQLSKNGSAGDSYTGAFFWSPDSKKIVAIRRTPGGDRRVTLVESAPKDQLQPKTSTYFYLKPGDPIPQPKPHLFDASAKKEIPVDDALFQNPWDVSFEHWAPDSSRFLFFYNQRGHGVARVVALDAATGKAEAVVNEECKTFFDYTNKLYLQYFDGTGELLWMSERDGWNHLYLIDAKTGTVKTQITKGKWVVRGVDRVDVAAREVWFRAVGIDPAQDPYHVHFCKVKFDGTGLVRLTTGDGTHTVQYSPDRKYLIDTYSRADLPPVTELRNAADGKLVRELERADWSALLKAGWKAPERFAAKGRDGETDIYGLIFRPTNFDPKKKYPVIEDIYAGPHDHHVPKEFRALHRNAQSIAELGFVVVRMDGMGTNWRSKAFHDVCWKNLGDSGFPDRIAWIKAAAAKYPQLDLAKGVGIYGGSAGGQSSTRAVLAFGDFYKVAVSDCGCHDNRMDKVWWNEMWMSWPVGPHYAEQSNVTQAHKLKGKLMLVVGELDHNVDPASTMQVANALIKADKDFDLLIIPGAGHGSAETPYGSRRRMDFFVRNLLGAEPRGK; encoded by the coding sequence ATGTTTCGCCTATCGCTCACCTTTCTATTCCTCGCCCTGCCGGCCGCCGCGCTCGCGCAGGGCACCGCGGCCGATTACGAGCGCGCAGCCAAGCTCGGCGCGCTCGTTCGCGACAAGGTGGTCCGCGCGAAGGTCGAGCCGCACTGGTACGACAAGGACACGAAATTCTGGTACCACAACGACCTCGTGGCTGGGAAGAAAGAGTTTGTCGTCGTCGACGTGATCAAGGGCACGCGCGAGGTCGTCGCCGAGGTGGACCTGCCCAAGGGGGCGAGCGAACTGCCGGCCGCCGGCCCGCGCCAGCGGCGACCCCGGCAGGACCGCGGACCGCGGGCCGAGTCGCCGGACGGGGCGTGGACGGCCTTTGTGAAAGACCACAACATCTGGCTCCGCGAGCGGGCGGGTGGGGCCGAGACGCAGCTCAGCAAGAACGGCAGCGCGGGCGATTCGTACACCGGTGCCTTCTTCTGGTCGCCGGACTCCAAGAAGATCGTCGCCATCCGCAGGACGCCCGGCGGCGACCGGCGCGTCACCCTCGTCGAATCGGCGCCGAAGGACCAGCTCCAGCCGAAGACGTCGACGTACTTCTACCTCAAGCCCGGCGACCCGATCCCGCAGCCGAAACCGCACCTGTTCGACGCATCTGCGAAGAAGGAGATCCCGGTCGACGACGCTCTCTTCCAGAACCCGTGGGACGTGAGCTTCGAGCACTGGGCGCCCGATTCGTCTCGCTTCCTCTTCTTTTACAACCAGCGGGGCCACGGGGTCGCCCGCGTCGTTGCGCTCGACGCCGCCACGGGCAAGGCCGAGGCCGTCGTGAACGAGGAGTGCAAGACCTTTTTCGACTACACGAACAAGCTCTACCTGCAATACTTCGACGGCACCGGCGAGTTGCTCTGGATGAGCGAGCGAGACGGGTGGAACCACCTCTATCTGATCGACGCCAAGACCGGCACAGTGAAGACTCAGATCACCAAGGGCAAGTGGGTCGTCCGCGGTGTCGACCGGGTGGACGTGGCGGCCCGCGAGGTCTGGTTCCGCGCCGTCGGCATCGACCCGGCGCAAGACCCGTACCACGTCCACTTCTGCAAGGTGAAGTTCGACGGCACCGGTCTCGTCCGGCTCACCACGGGCGACGGCACGCACACAGTCCAGTACTCCCCCGACCGCAAGTACCTGATCGACACCTACTCCCGCGCCGACCTGCCACCCGTGACCGAACTCCGCAACGCGGCCGACGGCAAGCTCGTGCGCGAGCTGGAGCGGGCGGACTGGTCCGCCCTGTTGAAGGCCGGATGGAAAGCTCCGGAGCGGTTCGCGGCCAAGGGCCGGGACGGCGAGACGGACATTTACGGCCTGATCTTCCGCCCGACGAACTTCGACCCGAAGAAAAAGTACCCGGTGATCGAGGACATCTACGCCGGCCCGCACGACCACCACGTCCCGAAGGAGTTCCGGGCCTTGCACCGGAACGCCCAGTCGATCGCGGAGCTGGGCTTCGTGGTGGTGCGAATGGACGGCATGGGCACGAACTGGCGGAGCAAGGCGTTCCACGACGTCTGCTGGAAGAACCTGGGCGACAGCGGCTTCCCGGACCGGATCGCGTGGATCAAGGCGGCGGCCGCGAAGTACCCGCAGCTCGACCTGGCGAAGGGCGTGGGCATTTACGGCGGGTCGGCCGGCGGCCAGAGTTCGACCCGCGCGGTGCTGGCGTTCGGCGACTTCTACAAAGTCGCCGTCTCCGACTGCGGCTGCCACGACAACCGGATGGACAAGGTCTGGTGGAACGAGATGTGGATGAGCTGGCCGGTCGGCCCGCACTACGCCGAGCAGTCGAACGTGACGCAGGCGCACAAGCTGAAGGGCAAGCTGATGCTGGTGGTGGGCGAACTCGACCACAACGTCGACCCGGCCAGCACGATGCAGGTGGCCAACGCGCTCATCAAGGCGGACAAGGACTTCGACCTGCTCATCATCCCCGGCGCCGGCCACGGCTCGGCCGAGACGCCCTACGGGAGCCGGCGGCGGATGGACTTCTTCGTGCGGAATCTGTTGGGGGCGGAACCGCGGGGGAAATGA
- a CDS encoding transposase: MAGTVRMHRPGVLNYHRCPISTGPLEGVNNQIRTLQRQAGVSRSKVGGKCVQFDLG; the protein is encoded by the coding sequence ATGGCGGGAACCGTCCGGATGCACCGACCGGGGGTGCTCAATTACCACCGCTGCCCGATCTCGACCGGTCCGCTGGAGGGTGTCAACAACCAGATCCGGACGCTCCAGCGGCAGGCAGGGGTAAGCCGCTCTAAAGTTGGTGGAAAATGTGTTCAGTTCGATTTGGGTTAG
- a CDS encoding helix-turn-helix domain-containing protein, whose protein sequence is MADDLSRFCCLNPDCPKYGQRDAGNLTVCARYGTHHRRLLYCRACKDRFSERKGTPLFDSRLADDVALNVLAHLADGCGVRQTGRLVGVTKDTAARYAARAGGHARQLHDELVGLSPPHDHRPGRREVVVRRQEGKEL, encoded by the coding sequence GTGGCGGATGACCTCTCCCGGTTCTGCTGTCTCAACCCCGACTGCCCCAAGTACGGCCAGCGTGACGCCGGCAACTTGACCGTCTGCGCCCGCTACGGGACGCACCACCGGCGGCTCCTGTACTGCCGTGCGTGCAAGGACCGCTTCTCCGAACGCAAAGGCACTCCCCTCTTCGACTCCCGGCTGGCCGACGATGTCGCCCTCAACGTCCTCGCCCACTTGGCCGACGGGTGCGGGGTCCGCCAGACCGGCCGGCTGGTGGGGGTCACCAAGGACACGGCCGCCCGGTACGCGGCCCGCGCTGGCGGACATGCTCGCCAACTCCATGACGAGTTGGTCGGGCTTTCCCCCCCTCACGACCACCGTCCAGGTCGACGAGAAGTGGTCGTACGTCGGCAAGAAGGAAAAGAACTGTGA
- a CDS encoding DUF1501 domain-containing protein — MTAPHRHAIGITRRETLQIGYTGLLGLGLSSAIGPRMASAAAEAPAKPSRKPKSVILVFLTGAPSHIDTFDPKPDAPAEIRGEFGTIPTTVSGLRVTDLLPKLATRADKYAIVRTLAHKDNNHTAATHHLITGSKQPGVRFDKPLSRDDWPCYSAGVSFLRPPAPEVPAGVTLPTFLAEGPLVWPGQHAGFLGPRHDPWQITRDPNAKDFTVDNLRIASGMDVDQLGDRRTLLDQVNRQQRWLAETAEGRRMSDQQTRAFSLLTSGAVARAFEMERESAATRDKYGRHTFGQSLLLARRLVQAGVPVVQANMGRVQNWDTHGNNFKRMKNELVPPVDQGVSALLDDLSQSGLLDETLVVMLGEFGRTPKVDAKNAGRDHWAPCFFGLFAGAGVRGGQVIGKSDKIGAYPTTTPYSPDDVGATVYHTLGIDPATEVRDRLNRPVQLNRGQVIQSLFTGAA, encoded by the coding sequence ATGACCGCGCCGCACCGCCACGCGATCGGGATCACTCGCCGCGAAACACTCCAGATCGGCTACACCGGCTTACTCGGGCTCGGCCTCTCATCCGCGATCGGCCCCCGTATGGCCTCGGCGGCCGCCGAGGCACCGGCCAAGCCGTCGCGGAAGCCGAAATCGGTCATCCTCGTGTTTCTGACCGGCGCGCCGAGCCACATCGACACGTTCGACCCGAAACCGGATGCCCCGGCGGAAATCCGCGGCGAGTTCGGCACCATCCCGACGACCGTGTCCGGATTGCGCGTTACCGATCTGCTGCCCAAGCTCGCGACGCGAGCCGACAAATACGCGATCGTCCGCACGCTGGCCCACAAAGACAACAACCACACGGCTGCCACCCACCACCTGATCACCGGCTCGAAGCAACCGGGCGTGCGCTTCGACAAGCCGTTGTCCCGTGACGACTGGCCCTGTTACTCGGCCGGGGTCAGCTTCCTGCGGCCGCCGGCTCCCGAGGTACCCGCCGGGGTGACGCTGCCGACATTCCTGGCGGAAGGCCCGCTCGTCTGGCCGGGCCAGCACGCCGGCTTCCTCGGCCCGCGGCACGACCCCTGGCAGATCACCCGCGACCCGAACGCCAAAGATTTTACAGTCGACAACCTGCGGATCGCGTCCGGCATGGATGTCGACCAACTCGGCGACCGCCGCACGCTGCTCGATCAGGTCAACCGCCAGCAGCGGTGGCTCGCGGAGACGGCCGAGGGCCGGCGGATGTCGGACCAGCAGACCCGGGCGTTTTCCTTACTGACGTCCGGTGCCGTGGCCCGGGCGTTCGAGATGGAACGCGAGTCTGCGGCCACCCGGGACAAGTACGGCCGGCACACGTTCGGTCAATCGCTGCTGCTCGCCCGCCGGCTCGTCCAGGCGGGGGTGCCGGTCGTCCAGGCGAACATGGGCCGTGTGCAGAACTGGGACACGCACGGGAACAACTTCAAGCGGATGAAGAACGAACTCGTCCCGCCGGTCGACCAGGGCGTGTCGGCTTTGCTCGACGATCTGAGTCAGAGCGGACTGCTCGACGAAACGCTCGTCGTAATGCTCGGCGAGTTCGGGCGGACGCCCAAGGTCGACGCGAAGAACGCCGGCCGCGACCACTGGGCCCCGTGCTTCTTCGGGCTGTTCGCCGGCGCCGGGGTCCGTGGCGGCCAGGTGATCGGGAAGTCCGACAAGATCGGCGCCTACCCGACGACCACGCCGTACTCCCCGGACGACGTCGGGGCGACCGTCTACCACACCCTCGGTATCGACCCCGCGACCGAAGTCCGCGACCGGCTCAACCGCCCGGTCCAGCTCAACCGCGGCCAGGTGATCCAGAGCTTGTTCACCGGCGCGGCGTGA
- a CDS encoding efflux RND transporter periplasmic adaptor subunit, with the protein MPTRPRLSAVLALALAACAGCNRSTGATGGSSLSASDAPAVVAVATPKRLDLNWSVEQPGTVQAFETTPLVAKLPGYVKTIPKDLGDPVEADEVLATIDIPELEQEAAQKVAAVGQAEAEVEQARKGIDVAAAHETAAGAMVTEAKAAIARAEADFARWESEVRRVETLVSQKVIDTQTLDETRKQSKSAAATKAEVAARVASAEAALREATARRGRADADLKAAQAHVRLAEADARRMTALLHYREIRSPFKGVITGRYVHTGHFLQPSSGTRSEPLFTVARLDVVRVFVDVPEVAADQVKAGSKAVVRFPALGNREVAGAVTRTARVVNPDTRALRAEIDLQNADGSLTPGTYAMARIAATTKDAYVVPAACVLFADETAYCYAIEGGKAVKLRVRVGRTDPVGYQLLEKRLATVYAGDWQPLTGTEKFAVGNLGALADGQTVTPKEE; encoded by the coding sequence ATGCCGACCCGTCCCCGTCTTTCCGCCGTGCTGGCGCTCGCGCTCGCCGCGTGCGCCGGGTGCAATCGTAGCACGGGTGCGACCGGCGGTAGTTCCCTGTCCGCGTCGGACGCGCCGGCCGTCGTTGCCGTCGCCACGCCGAAGCGGCTCGATTTGAACTGGTCGGTCGAGCAACCGGGGACGGTCCAGGCGTTCGAGACGACGCCGCTCGTCGCGAAACTGCCGGGGTACGTCAAGACCATCCCGAAAGACCTGGGCGACCCGGTTGAGGCGGACGAAGTCCTCGCCACCATCGACATCCCGGAACTGGAGCAGGAGGCGGCCCAGAAGGTCGCGGCCGTCGGACAGGCGGAGGCCGAAGTCGAGCAGGCGCGGAAGGGGATCGACGTCGCGGCCGCGCACGAGACCGCGGCCGGGGCGATGGTCACGGAGGCGAAGGCCGCCATCGCCCGCGCGGAGGCGGACTTCGCCCGGTGGGAGTCCGAAGTCCGCCGCGTCGAGACGCTGGTGTCCCAGAAGGTGATCGACACCCAGACGCTGGACGAGACGCGGAAGCAGTCGAAGTCGGCTGCCGCGACGAAGGCCGAGGTGGCCGCGCGGGTCGCATCGGCCGAGGCCGCGCTGCGGGAGGCGACGGCCCGGCGGGGCCGGGCGGATGCCGACTTGAAGGCCGCCCAGGCGCACGTCCGATTGGCCGAGGCGGACGCCCGGCGGATGACGGCCCTCCTCCACTACCGCGAGATCCGCTCGCCGTTCAAGGGCGTCATCACCGGCCGGTACGTCCACACCGGCCACTTCTTGCAGCCGTCGTCCGGGACGCGGTCCGAACCGCTGTTTACGGTCGCCCGGCTGGACGTGGTCCGCGTGTTCGTGGACGTCCCCGAGGTCGCGGCCGACCAAGTCAAAGCGGGGTCGAAGGCTGTCGTCCGGTTCCCCGCGCTGGGCAACCGGGAGGTGGCCGGCGCGGTGACGCGGACTGCCCGGGTGGTCAACCCGGACACCCGCGCCTTGCGGGCCGAGATCGACCTGCAAAACGCCGACGGCTCGCTGACGCCCGGGACGTACGCGATGGCCCGCATCGCGGCGACGACGAAGGACGCCTACGTCGTCCCGGCCGCGTGCGTCCTGTTCGCGGACGAGACGGCCTACTGTTACGCGATCGAGGGGGGTAAGGCGGTCAAACTCCGCGTCCGCGTCGGTCGCACCGACCCGGTCGGTTACCAACTCCTTGAGAAGCGGCTCGCGACCGTCTATGCCGGCGACTGGCAGCCGTTGACCGGCACCGAGAAGTTCGCGGTCGGCAACCTCGGCGCCCTCGCCGACGGGCAGACGGTCACGCCGAAGGAAGAATGA
- a CDS encoding TIGR02996 domain-containing protein: MDDERALLGAIIANPADDLPRLVYADWIEERGYPERAALIRLQIERPNAAPWSPEWVQSISETALLLARNRKRWTTEFAPYARVEAIEFSRGMPETVTLSAEEYVGAAPGLYAMAPLSTVYLCQVAIPDVPAYWSVTPAGVRLLAIADPPDWQYPEYAGAPPGAIELLRPTPPSLEPHLRCGRWEILAYNMCAERESEIARRVIQQVNGYFRDVSGPSNTALRPYSDSDEFKTWCPEPVSNTGPHWLRFENGRLVRNESSAEIPVDWPTWDEYDDSDE; encoded by the coding sequence ATGGACGACGAGCGGGCACTTCTCGGGGCGATCATCGCGAACCCGGCCGACGACCTCCCGCGGCTCGTGTACGCGGACTGGATCGAGGAACGCGGTTACCCGGAACGGGCCGCCCTCATCCGGCTCCAGATCGAACGTCCGAACGCCGCCCCGTGGTCGCCGGAGTGGGTCCAATCGATATCCGAAACGGCCCTTCTGCTAGCCCGGAACCGCAAACGGTGGACGACCGAGTTCGCGCCGTACGCGCGGGTCGAGGCCATCGAATTTAGCCGCGGGATGCCGGAGACAGTTACGCTTTCCGCCGAGGAGTACGTCGGTGCCGCGCCCGGGCTCTATGCGATGGCACCACTCAGCACTGTCTATCTCTGTCAGGTCGCGATCCCGGACGTGCCGGCGTACTGGTCCGTGACCCCGGCTGGTGTTCGTCTCCTTGCGATCGCCGACCCGCCAGACTGGCAGTATCCCGAATACGCGGGCGCACCGCCGGGGGCAATCGAATTGCTCCGCCCGACTCCGCCGTCTCTGGAACCGCATCTCAGATGCGGCCGGTGGGAAATTCTCGCTTACAACATGTGCGCCGAGCGAGAATCTGAAATTGCCCGCAGAGTCATACAGCAGGTGAACGGATATTTTCGGGATGTCTCCGGACCATCAAACACTGCCCTTCGACCGTACAGCGACTCCGATGAATTCAAAACGTGGTGCCCCGAGCCTGTTTCTAATACCGGACCACACTGGCTGCGGTTCGAAAATGGGCGCCTTGTACGCAACGAAAGCTCTGCGGAGATTCCCGTTGATTGGCCGACTTGGGACGAGTACGACGACTCCGATGAGTAA
- a CDS encoding TIGR02996 domain-containing protein: MTDEDALLRAVAVTPDDDLPRLVYADWLEEQGRAARAHFIRAQIELHRTSNGSPTYWRLIGQTAGLLARYRVEWMDECRRYIAAERIDFCRGMPEIVRASTAAVCESESDLFHALPVRELHLTDTEKLWRALATADRFQHALGRRIRIRVLSWESPSGDESESLFVDLLPATPCRLEPELRTGTWLVLAFDITSMHERAIAERFIAGADFDSWVAGDARRWSLAVRPYYTLKDFEGWCRVPDPSEGPQWLWFEDGRPVRHVVGFDIPYEWDFVWDVEYL; the protein is encoded by the coding sequence ATGACGGACGAGGACGCCCTTCTACGGGCGGTCGCCGTGACCCCGGACGACGACCTCCCGCGCCTGGTTTACGCCGACTGGCTGGAGGAACAGGGGCGGGCGGCCCGGGCCCACTTCATCCGCGCGCAAATCGAACTGCACCGGACGTCGAACGGGTCGCCGACCTATTGGCGGTTGATCGGACAGACCGCCGGCCTGCTTGCCCGTTACCGTGTGGAGTGGATGGATGAGTGCCGGCGATACATTGCCGCCGAGCGGATCGATTTCTGCCGCGGGATGCCGGAAATCGTTCGCGCCTCGACGGCCGCGGTTTGCGAGTCCGAGAGCGATCTGTTCCACGCGCTGCCGGTCCGCGAACTGCACCTGACCGATACCGAAAAACTGTGGCGCGCGCTCGCGACGGCCGACAGGTTTCAACACGCCCTCGGGCGCCGCATCCGGATCCGGGTACTATCGTGGGAATCGCCGTCCGGCGACGAATCGGAATCGCTCTTCGTCGACCTCCTGCCGGCAACCCCGTGTCGCCTGGAGCCGGAACTGAGGACCGGAACGTGGCTCGTCCTGGCGTTTGACATAACCAGTATGCACGAACGGGCGATCGCGGAGCGATTCATCGCCGGGGCCGACTTCGACTCGTGGGTGGCCGGCGACGCGCGGCGGTGGTCGCTCGCGGTCCGGCCGTACTATACCCTGAAAGACTTCGAGGGTTGGTGCCGGGTGCCGGACCCGTCTGAAGGACCGCAGTGGTTGTGGTTCGAGGACGGGCGGCCGGTGCGGCATGTTGTCGGGTTCGACATCCCTTACGAATGGGACTTTGTGTGGGACGTCGAATACCTGTGA
- a CDS encoding ferritin-like domain-containing protein: MPHFVPCTPRSSAEWCDYFEANAKGLLAVPWDAGPGITDVELAAVAGSIQQFQLGESSEGRNLIRAAAEYAVQVNDPDYLKAMLLFIGEEHRHARDLGRFLALAGVPLLRHNWVDSVFRRLRRGAGLESTLVILLTAELVAKVYYRAIRDATASPVLRRLCSQILRDELMHTRFHFERLGRLRFGRARWRVAGSVLRHRVLFGVACVVVWWTHRAALRAGGYGFARYWGAMMREFRSAVREMDPARYHFREPVDNAPQPESTARRRFLPEQCVVSTTS; the protein is encoded by the coding sequence ATGCCCCACTTCGTACCGTGCACACCCCGGTCGTCGGCCGAGTGGTGCGATTATTTCGAGGCGAATGCGAAGGGGCTGCTCGCCGTGCCCTGGGACGCGGGGCCGGGCATCACCGACGTGGAATTGGCGGCCGTCGCGGGATCCATTCAGCAATTCCAGCTCGGAGAAAGCTCGGAAGGCCGCAACCTCATTCGTGCGGCCGCCGAGTACGCGGTTCAGGTCAACGACCCCGATTATTTGAAAGCCATGCTCCTCTTCATTGGCGAAGAACACCGGCACGCCCGCGACCTCGGCCGCTTTTTGGCGCTCGCCGGTGTCCCCCTACTGCGGCACAACTGGGTCGACAGCGTGTTCCGCCGGCTGCGGCGCGGTGCCGGGCTGGAGTCGACGCTCGTCATCTTGCTAACAGCGGAACTCGTGGCGAAGGTGTACTACCGCGCGATCCGCGACGCCACGGCGTCGCCCGTCCTCCGCCGCCTTTGCTCGCAAATCTTGCGCGACGAACTGATGCACACACGGTTTCACTTCGAGCGGTTGGGCCGGCTCCGCTTTGGTCGGGCACGGTGGCGGGTGGCCGGGAGTGTGTTGCGTCACCGAGTCCTGTTCGGCGTCGCGTGCGTCGTCGTCTGGTGGACCCACCGGGCGGCCCTGCGGGCGGGCGGGTACGGGTTCGCGCGCTACTGGGGAGCCATGATGCGGGAATTCCGCAGCGCAGTTCGGGAGATGGACCCCGCACGATATCACTTCAGGGAACCAGTGGACAACGCTCCTCAACCCGAAAGCACCGCCCGTAGACGATTCCTTCCGGAGCAGTGTGTCGTTTCGACAACGAGTTAA
- a CDS encoding DUF1501 domain-containing protein, whose product MLTIFGKSHSRGGFCDGTSRRDFLTVGGTLLGGCLSLPSLLAAEAQSGIKSSHKAVINIYLPGGPPHIDMWDLKPDAPVEVRGEFKPIKTKVPGIEICELFPRIAAMMDKFAIIRSLVGSSGDHDAYQCMTGRPRTPANNGYWPSLGAWVSKLRGPADPSVPAHVTLMYRTGEQRWGYPGDGGFLGQAHAPFRLVGGKDNGMKSDSLVLQGVTPDRLSDRVSLMKGFDDIDRKIDATGVMNGMDAFNRQALDILTSSRLKDALDLSKEKPETLARYGVDDPAFERDGAPRMVRNFCVARRLVEAGARVVTMNFTRWDWHGGDGMNFVQARKDFPLLDRAVTSLVEDIYDRGLDKDVSVIVWGEFGRTPRINKNASRDHWPQLSCALMAGGGMKTGQVIGESNRLGEYATKRPVTHPEIFATLYRNLGIDLNPVREFDANGRPQYPVEPEVLPVRELV is encoded by the coding sequence ATGCTCACCATTTTCGGCAAGTCGCACTCCCGCGGCGGATTTTGCGACGGCACCAGCCGCCGGGACTTCCTCACGGTCGGCGGCACGCTGCTCGGCGGCTGCCTGTCGCTGCCGTCCCTGCTCGCGGCCGAAGCCCAGTCGGGGATTAAATCGTCGCACAAGGCGGTCATCAACATTTACCTGCCGGGCGGGCCGCCGCACATCGACATGTGGGACTTGAAACCGGACGCCCCGGTCGAGGTCCGCGGCGAATTCAAGCCGATCAAGACGAAGGTGCCCGGGATCGAGATCTGCGAACTCTTCCCGCGGATCGCCGCCATGATGGACAAGTTCGCCATCATCCGCTCACTCGTCGGCAGCTCCGGCGACCACGACGCCTACCAGTGCATGACCGGCCGCCCGCGGACGCCGGCCAACAACGGGTACTGGCCGTCGCTCGGGGCATGGGTGTCGAAGCTCCGCGGGCCGGCCGACCCGTCCGTCCCCGCGCACGTCACACTGATGTACCGCACGGGTGAGCAGCGCTGGGGCTATCCCGGCGACGGCGGATTCCTCGGGCAGGCCCACGCCCCGTTCCGGCTCGTCGGGGGCAAAGACAACGGGATGAAGTCGGACAGTCTCGTCCTCCAGGGCGTGACCCCCGACCGGCTCTCCGACCGCGTCAGCCTCATGAAGGGATTCGACGACATCGACCGCAAGATCGACGCGACCGGCGTGATGAACGGCATGGACGCGTTCAACCGCCAGGCCCTCGACATCCTCACATCGTCCCGGCTCAAGGACGCCCTCGACCTGTCGAAAGAAAAGCCCGAGACGCTGGCCCGGTACGGGGTCGACGACCCGGCGTTCGAGCGGGACGGTGCCCCGCGGATGGTGCGGAACTTCTGCGTCGCCCGCCGACTGGTCGAGGCCGGCGCCCGCGTCGTCACGATGAACTTCACCCGGTGGGACTGGCACGGCGGGGACGGGATGAACTTCGTGCAGGCCCGGAAAGACTTCCCGCTGCTCGACCGGGCCGTGACTTCCCTGGTCGAAGACATCTACGACCGCGGGCTGGACAAGGACGTGTCGGTGATCGTGTGGGGCGAGTTCGGCCGCACCCCGCGGATCAACAAGAATGCCAGCCGCGACCACTGGCCGCAACTCAGCTGCGCCCTGATGGCCGGCGGCGGGATGAAAACGGGTCAGGTGATCGGCGAGTCGAACCGGCTCGGCGAGTACGCGACCAAGCGGCCGGTCACGCACCCGGAAATCTTCGCCACCCTCTACCGGAATCTCGGCATCGACCTGAACCCGGTCCGCGAGTTCGACGCGAACGGCCGCCCGCAATACCCGGTCGAGCCCGAAGTCCTGCCGGTCCGCGAGCTGGTGTAA